The following proteins are co-located in the Anomalospiza imberbis isolate Cuckoo-Finch-1a 21T00152 chromosome Z, ASM3175350v1, whole genome shotgun sequence genome:
- the TMEM167A gene encoding protein kish-A, whose amino-acid sequence MSAIFNFQSLLTVILLLICTCAYIRSLAPSLLDKNKSGLLGIFWKCARIGERKSPYVAVCCVVMAFSILFMQ is encoded by the exons ATG TCTGCCATCTTCAACTTCCAGAGTCTGCTGACTGTGATCCTGCTGCTCATATGTACCTGTGCCTACATCAGATCCTTGGCTCCCAGCTTATTGGACAAAAATAAATCCGG ACTGTTGGGGATATTCTGGAAATGCGCCAGGATTg GTGAGCGGAAGAGCCCCTACGTGGCCGTGTGCTGTGTGGTGATGGCCTTCAGCATCTTGTTCATGCAGTAG